From one Phocaeicola salanitronis DSM 18170 genomic stretch:
- a CDS encoding DUF262 domain-containing protein, whose product MKNRVHYGEFTLDYWLKQLVSGGIVLPEYQRSFVWSKEQIKNLINSISRDEFVPPVTIGKLNDKNIIIDGQQRLTSIALAYLNIVPNERRYKKTVKVEGDNEDDELEEEHYFEWTINTLKELGTNINEIKKALIDNHDYETLGTHWVNDEFLKKHYLGFSYIIPHTETLEDARHRFFSTIFRNVNIGGTNLLKTESRKSLYYLNKAYVPLFAPEFAQNILVKQFGADPQPIDFLRLLALVLDYSKNNDSSKVMKGYKTKSEIYYEIFISDTVDPDSASGIFKNINDIIPKAEIEAKMNELKAEWIKLSMPQDLSSIIDVDIYMLGLIYWVLIKKEQLNNEKIAELKVKLEDKIRKFKGNPSHAKSPASLKYLRERINASIGIFKNYLA is encoded by the coding sequence ATGAAAAATAGAGTGCATTATGGTGAGTTTACTTTAGACTATTGGCTTAAGCAACTTGTATCTGGAGGCATAGTACTTCCAGAATATCAACGTTCTTTTGTTTGGAGTAAGGAGCAGATTAAAAATCTTATAAATTCAATTAGCAGAGATGAATTTGTTCCACCAGTAACAATTGGTAAACTTAATGATAAAAATATCATCATAGATGGACAACAACGTTTAACTTCAATTGCTTTAGCCTATCTAAATATTGTGCCAAATGAAAGAAGATATAAAAAAACAGTAAAGGTTGAAGGTGATAATGAGGATGACGAGCTTGAAGAAGAACATTATTTCGAATGGACCATAAATACACTTAAAGAATTAGGAACTAATATCAATGAAATCAAAAAAGCCTTGATAGATAATCACGATTATGAGACTTTAGGAACCCATTGGGTTAATGATGAATTCCTTAAAAAGCATTATTTAGGTTTCTCTTATATAATTCCTCATACTGAAACTTTAGAAGATGCTCGGCATAGATTTTTTTCGACGATATTCAGAAATGTCAATATCGGTGGTACTAACTTATTAAAAACAGAAAGTAGAAAATCTCTCTATTATCTTAATAAAGCGTACGTTCCATTATTTGCGCCAGAATTTGCTCAAAACATACTTGTAAAACAATTTGGAGCAGATCCCCAGCCTATAGATTTTCTTAGATTACTTGCACTTGTTTTAGATTATTCAAAAAATAATGATTCATCCAAAGTGATGAAAGGATATAAAACAAAAAGCGAAATTTATTATGAGATTTTCATATCAGACACTGTAGATCCAGATTCTGCATCAGGCATATTTAAAAACATAAACGATATAATACCTAAGGCAGAGATTGAGGCGAAAATGAATGAATTAAAAGCAGAATGGATAAAATTATCTATGCCCCAAGACCTATCCAGCATCATTGACGTAGATATATATATGCTTGGTCTTATTTATTGGGTATTGATAAAAAAGGAACAATTGAATAATGAAAAAATTGCAGAATTGAAAGTAAAATTGGAAGATAAGATAAGAAAATTTAAGGGAAATCCTTCACATGCAAAATCTCCTGCATCGCTGAAATATTTACGAGAACGAATAAATGCATCTATAGGTATTTTTAAAAACTATTTAGCGTAA
- a CDS encoding type IV toxin-antitoxin system AbiEi family antitoxin domain-containing protein, whose translation MDRQLNEIGTIPVTTSIIESLYPELKSANKKVTWLEKQGVIIRLKRGLYVINPEYSGKTLSSELIANHLYTPSYISMSTALRYYGLIPEAVYVHQSMTVKHSRSFQTPVGCYDYKHISKIAFPIGVRSMYKDNYAFLIASPEKALCDLIANSSQVNLRYMKDVETYLEQDIRMDMDEFNKMDKTIFEDYIKVGKKADSISTLLKFLRR comes from the coding sequence ATGGACAGGCAATTAAATGAAATAGGAACCATTCCAGTAACGACTTCAATCATTGAATCGTTATATCCGGAACTTAAGTCTGCTAATAAGAAAGTAACCTGGCTCGAAAAGCAAGGGGTTATCATCAGACTTAAGCGAGGACTTTATGTGATCAACCCCGAATATTCAGGAAAGACTCTATCGAGTGAGTTGATAGCCAATCATCTCTATACACCTTCGTATATTTCAATGTCTACTGCACTACGATATTATGGACTTATCCCCGAGGCTGTATATGTTCATCAGTCAATGACGGTAAAGCATTCGCGTAGCTTTCAAACTCCGGTCGGCTGTTATGACTACAAACATATCTCAAAAATAGCATTTCCAATAGGAGTAAGGAGTATGTATAAGGATAATTATGCTTTTCTTATTGCATCACCGGAAAAGGCTTTGTGTGATTTGATTGCCAATTCCTCGCAGGTCAATCTTCGCTATATGAAAGATGTGGAAACATATCTTGAACAGGATATTCGTATGGATATGGATGAGTTCAATAAGATGGATAAAACCATATTCGAAGACTACATAAAAGTTGGCAAAAAGGCCGATTCAATTTCGACACTTTTAAAATTCTTAAGACGATGA
- the tnpB gene encoding IS66 family insertion sequence element accessory protein TnpB, which yields MLSVTGLNHFYYVRDFTDMRCKHSRVLSIIRERLHREPCDGDVFIVMSRNRRIVRMFSFDNHSYSLFEKKFVAGYQFMKVERNGADTVYRIDWKDVVLILENPIVKTLKIR from the coding sequence ATGCTGAGTGTTACCGGCCTGAATCATTTTTATTATGTGCGTGACTTTACCGACATGCGTTGCAAGCACAGCCGTGTGTTGTCCATCATCCGTGAACGGCTTCACCGGGAACCCTGTGACGGGGATGTCTTCATTGTCATGTCGCGAAACCGAAGGATAGTCCGTATGTTTTCATTTGACAATCATTCATACAGCCTGTTCGAAAAGAAGTTTGTCGCGGGCTACCAGTTCATGAAAGTGGAGCGGAACGGGGCGGATACCGTTTATCGGATTGACTGGAAAGATGTGGTCCTGATACTGGAAAACCCTATAGTTAAAACATTAAAAATCAGATAA
- a CDS encoding RNA-splicing ligase RtcB, whose translation MRNIQNHDVKIFTDNIETTAIEQIERLLTIPAFGGCKIRIMPDVHAGAGCVIGFTGDLGDKVIPNIVGVDIGCGILVQPFTCMKEIDYHALNEFILHHIPSGRNYRDNKYATLSQKYMDAYRESKDLIKQMCCYRELKETKRLNLSIGSQGGGNHFIELDKDESGLFYLVVHTGSRNLGKQVADNYQKLAVKCQSGWAELMEEQNRLIAEYKQAGRKDELQDVIRELHNSFKMRKPTIPPDLSYLEGTYREDYLYDMRLCQQWAKINRRMITGLIMDYLIRQGYADMREDNLQFESIHNYISDDNIIRKGAISANAGEKCIIPLNMRDGSLICIGKGNEDWNCSAPHGAGRIMSRSQAFQNISLDDYARSMQGIYTECVNEETKDESPMVYKPKDEIIRNINDTVSVVNVIKPVYNFKAAE comes from the coding sequence ATGAGAAACATTCAGAATCACGACGTGAAGATATTCACGGACAACATCGAAACAACTGCCATTGAACAGATAGAACGGTTGCTGACCATCCCCGCATTCGGCGGTTGCAAAATCCGCATCATGCCTGATGTTCATGCAGGGGCAGGCTGTGTCATCGGCTTTACAGGTGACTTGGGAGACAAGGTTATCCCCAATATCGTAGGTGTGGACATCGGTTGCGGCATTCTTGTGCAGCCGTTCACCTGCATGAAAGAGATAGATTACCACGCCTTGAATGAGTTCATCCTACATCACATCCCGTCAGGACGCAATTATCGGGACAACAAGTATGCAACACTGTCACAAAAGTATATGGATGCTTACCGCGAGAGCAAGGACCTCATCAAACAGATGTGTTGCTACCGGGAATTGAAAGAGACGAAACGCCTCAATCTCTCCATCGGTTCGCAGGGCGGAGGCAACCATTTCATTGAATTGGATAAGGATGAAAGCGGTCTATTTTATTTGGTTGTGCATACCGGAAGCCGTAATCTGGGCAAACAAGTTGCCGATAATTACCAGAAGTTAGCCGTGAAATGCCAGTCCGGTTGGGCGGAACTGATGGAGGAACAGAACCGTCTGATTGCGGAATACAAGCAGGCCGGACGGAAAGATGAGTTGCAGGACGTTATCCGCGAACTGCACAATTCATTCAAGATGCGTAAACCTACGATACCGCCCGATTTGTCCTACTTGGAGGGCACCTATCGGGAAGACTACCTGTACGACATGCGCCTCTGCCAGCAATGGGCAAAGATAAACCGGCGCATGATTACGGGGCTTATCATGGATTACCTTATCCGTCAGGGATATGCCGACATGCGTGAAGACAACCTTCAGTTTGAAAGCATCCATAACTATATTAGCGATGATAACATCATCCGTAAGGGTGCCATCTCTGCCAATGCCGGAGAAAAATGTATCATCCCGTTGAATATGCGTGACGGTTCTCTCATCTGCATCGGTAAAGGCAACGAAGATTGGAACTGCTCTGCTCCCCACGGTGCAGGCCGCATCATGAGCCGAAGTCAAGCTTTCCAGAACATCAGTTTGGATGATTATGCCCGCTCTATGCAAGGCATCTATACAGAATGCGTGAACGAAGAGACCAAGGACGAGTCGCCGATGGTGTATAAGCCAAAGGACGAGATTATCCGCAATATCAACGATACTGTATCAGTGGTGAATGTCATTAAACCGGTGTATAACTTTAAGGCGGCGGAGTAA
- a CDS encoding helix-turn-helix domain-containing protein, translated as MTKSTMGTKLPRKLGQKMQIVGEQIRLARLRRNLSIAQIAERATCSPLTVSRIEKGVPTVAIGIYLRVLYALQLDDDILLLAKEDVIGKALQDLSLKKRERASKKE; from the coding sequence ATGACGAAGAGTACGATGGGTACCAAGTTGCCAAGGAAATTGGGGCAGAAGATGCAAATTGTGGGTGAGCAGATCAGGCTGGCCAGACTGCGCAGGAATCTCAGTATCGCGCAGATTGCCGAACGCGCCACCTGTTCGCCTCTTACGGTTTCACGCATCGAGAAAGGCGTACCGACTGTGGCGATAGGTATTTATCTCAGGGTGCTTTATGCGCTTCAGCTGGATGATGATATTCTTCTACTTGCAAAGGAAGATGTAATAGGAAAAGCATTGCAGGATTTGAGCCTTAAGAAACGAGAAAGAGCATCCAAAAAAGAATAA
- a CDS encoding nucleotidyl transferase AbiEii/AbiGii toxin family protein: MKNEIFDNMLSRYDLTTEQQKRNAIFEVNQQVILAGLYAGGFFESAAFYGGTCLRIFHGLQRFSEDMDFSLLTQDDKFDFTKYFPAIVDAFTMVGREVEIKKKDKRNFGKVESAFLKDNTDVYDVTFQTEKSIKIKIEVDTCPPLNFKTEQKLLLQPYSFMTRCFTLPDLFAGKMHALVYRAWKNRVKGRDWYDFEWYVRHNVPLDFAHLAERCKQFNNEDITPELFKEKLIERLSSADIKQVKEDVLPFVRNPKELDIWSNDYFVQLAGMVRIG, translated from the coding sequence ATGAAAAATGAAATATTCGACAATATGCTCTCCCGTTATGATTTAACAACAGAGCAACAGAAGAGAAACGCTATATTTGAAGTGAACCAACAAGTGATACTTGCTGGCTTGTATGCCGGAGGCTTTTTTGAGTCGGCGGCTTTCTATGGTGGAACTTGCTTGAGAATCTTTCATGGCTTACAGCGTTTCAGTGAGGATATGGATTTTTCATTGCTTACGCAAGATGATAAGTTCGATTTTACGAAATACTTTCCTGCTATCGTTGATGCTTTCACAATGGTAGGCCGTGAGGTTGAAATAAAGAAAAAAGACAAGAGGAATTTCGGAAAGGTCGAATCGGCATTTCTTAAAGATAATACCGATGTGTATGATGTGACTTTCCAGACAGAGAAATCTATAAAGATAAAGATAGAAGTAGATACTTGCCCACCGTTGAACTTCAAGACGGAACAGAAGCTATTGCTTCAACCATATTCATTTATGACCCGTTGTTTTACACTTCCCGACTTGTTTGCAGGCAAGATGCACGCCTTAGTATATCGTGCGTGGAAGAACAGAGTAAAAGGTCGTGATTGGTACGACTTTGAATGGTATGTACGCCATAATGTTCCACTTGATTTTGCTCATTTGGCAGAACGATGCAAGCAGTTCAACAATGAGGATATCACTCCAGAGTTATTCAAGGAGAAACTCATTGAGCGTCTCTCTTCAGCTGATATAAAACAAGTGAAAGAAGATGTATTGCCTTTCGTCCGCAATCCAAAAGAACTTGATATTTGGTCAAATGATTATTTCGTGCAGTTGGCAGGGATGGTAAGAATAGGATAA
- a CDS encoding DUF6557 family protein: MTFKDLLEQFSFDEIAPAFKTLWQRNAPEQAARLDMEGWRKIYHSIQEIKPVHSPYYIRLGYRWEGCIPMVDMNCSVYAKEDNALCYPLSNHSHWAESVGMEIVIGEDVKIAPKELVAGLLWEITYYGGTEAMSNENQERFFNRSRNANK, translated from the coding sequence ATGACATTCAAAGATTTATTGGAACAATTCAGTTTTGACGAGATAGCCCCGGCGTTCAAAACTTTGTGGCAACGGAATGCGCCGGAACAGGCCGCACGACTTGACATGGAGGGCTGGCGAAAAATCTATCATTCGATACAGGAGATAAAACCGGTGCATTCCCCTTACTATATCCGTTTGGGGTATCGTTGGGAGGGTTGCATACCAATGGTGGACATGAACTGTTCTGTCTATGCAAAAGAAGACAATGCACTATGCTATCCCCTCTCGAATCACTCACATTGGGCAGAAAGTGTCGGTATGGAAATCGTAATAGGGGAAGACGTAAAAATCGCTCCGAAAGAGTTGGTTGCCGGATTGCTTTGGGAAATCACATACTATGGCGGTACGGAGGCGATGTCGAATGAAAATCAGGAACGTTTTTTTAATCGGAGTAGGAATGCCAATAAATAA
- a CDS encoding Fic family protein: protein MKDIDKKLIETISRYTASGIEQQVDYEKFYLYSLITHSTAIEGSTVTEVENQLLFDEGIAAKGRSLVEQMMNVDLKNAYLFGFEWAKTSKSYTVNFLCELAAKVMRRTGSEYSTMGGNFDSSNGELRRCNVSAGIGGRSYMAFQKVPQATADFCQWLNDALVSVDRNNMATCYRLSFEAHFRLVTIHPWVDGNGRTTRLLMNIIQRQLGLIPSIVTKDAKGEYIQALIDSREQEDSTIIQDIMLAQHITNLESRILQYQQSINDTVNSESDTVNDTATRLITLIKAHPEYTYDEYAKALNIGRATVARHIKKLNGTIIKRIGSDKDGHWEFIKEQ, encoded by the coding sequence ATGAAAGATATTGATAAAAAACTGATAGAAACCATCAGCCGATACACGGCTTCGGGGATTGAGCAACAGGTGGATTATGAAAAATTCTACCTCTATTCGCTTATCACGCACTCAACCGCCATTGAAGGCTCTACCGTAACAGAGGTGGAAAACCAATTGTTGTTCGATGAAGGTATTGCTGCCAAAGGCAGAAGCCTTGTTGAGCAGATGATGAATGTGGACCTTAAAAATGCTTATCTTTTCGGTTTTGAATGGGCAAAAACATCCAAATCCTATACAGTCAATTTTTTATGCGAGTTGGCAGCTAAAGTCATGCGACGTACGGGTTCGGAATACTCCACAATGGGCGGCAACTTTGATTCCTCAAACGGTGAGCTGCGTCGATGCAACGTAAGTGCAGGCATTGGAGGAAGAAGTTATATGGCATTTCAGAAAGTTCCACAAGCCACCGCTGATTTTTGCCAATGGCTGAACGATGCACTTGTTTCTGTAGATAGAAATAATATGGCGACCTGCTATCGTCTGAGTTTCGAAGCTCATTTTCGTCTGGTAACCATTCATCCGTGGGTGGACGGCAATGGGCGCACCACAAGGCTTCTGATGAACATCATACAAAGACAGTTAGGACTCATCCCTTCCATCGTAACGAAAGATGCTAAGGGTGAATATATTCAAGCCTTGATTGATAGCCGTGAGCAAGAAGACAGCACGATTATCCAAGATATCATGCTTGCCCAGCATATCACCAACCTTGAAAGTAGGATTTTACAGTATCAGCAAAGCATAAATGATACTGTAAACAGTGAAAGTGATACTGTAAATGATACTGCAACGCGGCTTATTACCCTGATTAAGGCACATCCGGAATATACCTACGATGAATATGCCAAAGCACTGAACATTGGTCGGGCTACCGTAGCACGTCACATCAAAAAATTGAATGGAACGATAATCAAGCGTATCGGATCGGACAAAGACGGGCATTGGGAATTTATAAAAGAACAATGA
- a CDS encoding AAA family ATPase has protein sequence MEVPFIYGKITTGKDFCDREKETTYLVQYFTSLINTIIISPRGWGKSSLVNKAAKLAMAQDCNLRICHIDLFNVRNEEHFYSLLAQKVIAATSTKWEEAIESAKSFFSHLVPKISIGTDPTNEVSIDFDWEEVKRNPDEVLDLAEKIAKKKGLKIVICVDEFQNIAEFTDPDYFQKKLRSYWQLHQSVAYCLYGSKRHMMMEVFTDSSKPFYKFGNLMFLNKIDTPCLVEFFKSRFADTGKNIDDEASHLIAKLVDNHPYYAQQLAQLSWLRTKDVCTVEIVREVHTALVEQLSLLFVTITETQTTQQLNYLKVLIAGEKAISSTEVMHRYQISSTTSISRSKAALIKNDILDNKAGEISFQDPIYAYWLKTEYFAK, from the coding sequence ATGGAAGTTCCTTTTATTTATGGAAAAATCACTACTGGAAAAGATTTTTGTGATCGTGAGAAAGAAACGACTTACTTGGTCCAGTACTTCACATCGTTAATCAATACCATTATTATCTCTCCTCGCGGCTGGGGTAAAAGTTCGCTTGTAAATAAGGCTGCAAAGTTAGCAATGGCGCAGGACTGTAACCTCCGAATCTGTCATATCGACCTTTTCAATGTACGTAACGAGGAGCATTTCTATTCGCTGCTCGCCCAGAAAGTAATTGCCGCCACTTCCACAAAATGGGAGGAAGCAATCGAGAGCGCGAAGAGTTTCTTTTCACACCTTGTTCCCAAGATTTCAATCGGTACAGACCCTACTAACGAGGTTTCAATCGACTTTGATTGGGAGGAGGTAAAGCGCAACCCTGATGAAGTGCTCGATCTTGCTGAAAAGATTGCCAAGAAGAAGGGCCTGAAAATCGTTATTTGCGTAGATGAGTTCCAAAATATCGCAGAATTTACAGACCCAGACTATTTCCAGAAAAAATTGCGTTCATATTGGCAGCTGCATCAAAGTGTGGCCTATTGTCTTTATGGTAGCAAGCGCCACATGATGATGGAAGTGTTTACCGACTCATCCAAACCCTTCTACAAGTTCGGCAATCTGATGTTTCTCAATAAAATTGACACGCCTTGCCTTGTAGAATTTTTCAAGAGTCGTTTCGCTGATACCGGCAAAAACATCGACGATGAAGCAAGCCATTTGATTGCAAAGCTCGTAGATAATCATCCATACTACGCACAGCAGTTGGCACAGCTTTCATGGCTCAGAACAAAGGATGTATGTACCGTTGAGATCGTACGTGAGGTGCACACAGCATTGGTGGAGCAGTTAAGTCTGTTGTTTGTAACAATTACCGAAACACAGACCACACAGCAACTAAACTACCTCAAGGTTCTTATAGCTGGAGAAAAGGCCATTAGTTCGACCGAAGTGATGCATCGCTATCAAATCTCTTCAACGACCTCAATATCCCGTTCAAAGGCTGCCCTTATCAAGAATGATATATTGGATAATAAGGCCGGTGAAATCTCGTTTCAGGACCCGATTTATGCCTATTGGTTGAAGACTGAGTACTTTGCAAAATAA
- a CDS encoding DUF6557 family protein — MTLKELVMKVDFDSLRPHLEKFEPEHLDNIYAFREAYDILRRMTPAKNGPHEIHVSWSGGEMEGEEKWIRVHPMHEVSWEEDLAADVVVADDIHLTNEELAMHCLWEITYWGFSPQEQLETFNRRFNHHKPANQYEIALDKLEESIWKHQTPRRLRCRGENGERYTTRQSTRYLFNERKNRSKRKREYRQDKREEYLKRMAARENLITQLSAEGSSFKRSDVDFLLHIEYGRQYDYLSITSGTYGRLDYILESITKYQYLTLEKYNNAIVFIIVPTCYPLTKPELNRFNEAIRLHLGYDDILFGTSTYESSRQDVKVRLLLNRL; from the coding sequence ATGACACTGAAAGAACTGGTAATGAAAGTAGATTTTGACAGCCTTCGTCCCCACTTGGAGAAGTTTGAGCCGGAACATCTGGATAACATTTATGCTTTCCGCGAGGCATACGATATTTTGCGCCGCATGACTCCTGCCAAAAATGGACCACATGAAATCCATGTAAGCTGGAGCGGTGGAGAAATGGAGGGAGAAGAAAAATGGATAAGAGTGCATCCCATGCATGAAGTCAGTTGGGAGGAAGATTTGGCTGCGGATGTTGTGGTTGCCGATGACATACACCTCACCAATGAAGAACTTGCTATGCACTGTTTGTGGGAAATCACTTATTGGGGTTTTTCCCCACAAGAACAATTAGAAACCTTTAATCGGAGGTTTAATCACCATAAGCCAGCCAACCAATATGAAATTGCTTTGGACAAGCTGGAAGAAAGCATTTGGAAGCATCAAACTCCACGGCGGCTTCGTTGCCGAGGAGAAAACGGAGAACGGTACACTACCCGGCAAAGCACTCGTTACTTGTTCAACGAGCGGAAGAACCGCTCCAAGCGGAAACGGGAATACCGTCAGGACAAACGGGAGGAATATTTGAAACGGATGGCTGCACGCGAGAACCTGATAACACAGCTTTCCGCCGAAGGAAGTAGTTTCAAGAGAAGTGATGTGGATTTCCTGCTTCACATTGAGTATGGAAGACAATACGATTACTTGTCCATCACAAGCGGAACTTATGGACGTTTGGACTATATTTTAGAGTCAATAACCAAATACCAATACTTAACTTTGGAAAAGTATAATAATGCCATTGTCTTCATAATAGTTCCTACTTGTTATCCATTGACAAAGCCTGAACTCAATCGGTTCAATGAAGCGATACGCTTACATTTGGGTTATGACGATATCCTGTTTGGTACATCAACTTATGAAAGTAGCAGACAGGATGTTAAAGTTAGGCTGTTGTTGAACAGACTGTAA
- a CDS encoding DNA-processing protein DprA has product MEDFDLPDILKGRIEKRKEEETEWKASCLSVEELLCLQLLGYSSRQIIERVNPEVNEQLKRTAAKATRELDKAKRILDRQAKAGVITIPYYAVDYPYHFRNLCNDTPPLIHVSGNLELLNRNDTVTIIGARAADAEGLDAAYRFGKQIGGQDHVVISGLALGCDTAAHRGCLDAEGQTIAIVASGLDITHPKVNKTLQEEIVAKGGTIVSEHPFGMKANPTRLVARCRMQVALTQSVIVAQCPIISGTMYAVRFAQEYDGDFFGWENDIYAVEYDTWDELNSGNKFLLDYNLAIPLRPEQNITLNQSYQLTINDIKNDTERTYHEG; this is encoded by the coding sequence ATGGAAGATTTTGATTTGCCAGACATTCTGAAAGGAAGAATTGAGAAAAGGAAAGAAGAAGAAACCGAATGGAAAGCCTCATGTCTTTCAGTGGAAGAATTGCTTTGCTTGCAACTGCTGGGATATTCTTCCCGGCAAATAATAGAAAGAGTTAATCCCGAAGTTAACGAACAGCTAAAAAGGACGGCAGCAAAAGCCACTCGTGAGCTTGACAAAGCGAAACGGATATTGGACAGGCAGGCTAAAGCAGGAGTTATCACTATTCCGTATTATGCAGTCGATTATCCTTACCATTTCAGGAATCTATGCAATGACACCCCACCTCTCATTCATGTATCAGGCAATTTGGAATTGCTCAACCGGAACGATACAGTGACCATTATCGGTGCCCGTGCAGCCGATGCTGAAGGTTTGGACGCAGCTTATCGGTTTGGCAAGCAGATAGGCGGGCAAGACCATGTGGTAATCAGCGGTCTTGCATTGGGATGCGACACGGCGGCGCATCGGGGTTGTCTTGATGCGGAGGGGCAGACTATCGCCATTGTCGCTTCCGGATTGGACATCACACATCCAAAAGTAAACAAAACCTTACAGGAGGAAATCGTGGCAAAAGGTGGAACTATCGTGTCCGAACATCCGTTCGGCATGAAGGCAAACCCTACGAGGCTGGTTGCCCGATGCCGTATGCAAGTGGCTTTGACCCAATCGGTCATTGTGGCGCAATGCCCCATTATCAGCGGAACCATGTATGCCGTGCGCTTCGCACAGGAATATGACGGTGATTTCTTTGGTTGGGAGAACGACATTTATGCGGTGGAGTATGACACATGGGATGAACTAAACTCCGGCAACAAATTCTTACTAGACTATAATCTTGCCATTCCTCTCCGACCGGAACAAAACATTACGCTGAATCAATCTTATCAACTAACAATAAACGACATCAAAAATGACACTGAAAGAACTTATCATGAAGGTTGA